Proteins from a single region of Pyxidicoccus trucidator:
- a CDS encoding lamin tail domain-containing protein, with protein sequence MRVAEMRGWGRWLGGVALLGAWACGGAPPDEGVDAACAGLLPGDLVITEYLNDPVGTDTGQEYVELHNPTRTTVDLHGVTLYSARVDGSQERAYLFTGSVPVAAGSYLVLGDVREGPLPAYMDHAYGEALGALGNTGGKLGVRCGERDVDEVHLTAPAKSGVARIYDGRLVPDSAGNDDPERWCDGAGADEPRGSPGAANAPCDSGAPPPSSTADAGVAESCVPAGASSARPVVRPRPGDLVITEVMANPRGDDTLGEWVEVRATVPVDLNGVTVGTDSAGTKVATGACVSLAAGEHAVLARRTEAAVNGWLPAPVATFGVDLRNSGGVVMVKAGDVLIDGAGYGPAEEGVATQVSALLADAQRNDSGAAWCRATEVYGTRGNLGTPGRANRACGVGGSDGGVPDAGAPDGGRLDAGVPDAGPADAGVDAGTPVNGCIDRSTGKLRAPRVPDAGSLVLTEFMADPSAVADATGEWVEVLALREVDLNGVTLSNGSGSSAVLMSALCLSLKAGGRAVLARSEDVSLNGGLPAVLGTFAFNLANSAGNHVLRLAVDGRLLDAVTWTTAAVPGVSSQVDPSRSDATRNDAAGSFCPAPTSVRYGLGDRGTPGVENRPCAR encoded by the coding sequence GTGAGGGTTGCCGAAATGAGGGGCTGGGGAAGGTGGCTGGGTGGAGTGGCGCTGCTCGGCGCGTGGGCTTGTGGAGGGGCACCTCCGGACGAGGGCGTGGACGCGGCGTGCGCCGGGCTGCTGCCCGGAGACCTGGTCATCACCGAGTACCTCAATGACCCCGTGGGGACGGACACCGGGCAGGAGTACGTCGAGCTTCACAACCCCACGCGCACCACCGTGGACCTGCATGGAGTCACGCTCTATTCGGCCCGCGTGGATGGCTCGCAGGAGCGGGCCTATCTCTTCACCGGCTCCGTGCCCGTGGCGGCCGGGAGCTACCTCGTGCTGGGGGACGTGCGCGAGGGGCCGCTGCCCGCGTACATGGACCATGCGTATGGCGAGGCGCTTGGCGCGCTGGGCAACACGGGTGGGAAGCTGGGCGTGCGATGCGGGGAGCGGGACGTTGACGAGGTCCACCTCACCGCGCCCGCGAAGAGTGGAGTGGCCCGCATCTACGACGGCCGGCTCGTGCCCGACTCCGCTGGCAACGATGACCCGGAGCGCTGGTGTGACGGGGCCGGAGCGGATGAGCCCCGGGGGAGCCCCGGTGCGGCGAATGCTCCCTGTGATTCGGGAGCACCTCCGCCGTCTTCCACCGCGGATGCGGGTGTCGCGGAGTCCTGTGTGCCGGCGGGAGCTTCCTCCGCGAGGCCCGTGGTGCGCCCGCGGCCGGGAGACCTGGTCATCACCGAGGTGATGGCCAACCCGCGCGGAGACGACACGCTGGGCGAGTGGGTGGAGGTGCGGGCCACCGTGCCCGTGGACCTCAATGGGGTGACGGTGGGCACGGACTCGGCGGGGACGAAGGTGGCGACGGGGGCGTGCGTGTCGCTCGCGGCGGGTGAGCATGCGGTGCTGGCACGCCGCACCGAGGCGGCGGTCAACGGCTGGTTGCCCGCGCCGGTGGCCACCTTCGGTGTGGACCTGCGCAACTCGGGCGGCGTGGTGATGGTGAAGGCGGGGGACGTCCTCATCGATGGCGCCGGGTACGGCCCGGCGGAGGAGGGCGTGGCCACGCAGGTGTCGGCGCTGCTGGCGGATGCGCAGCGCAATGACTCGGGAGCGGCGTGGTGTCGGGCCACGGAGGTCTATGGGACGCGCGGCAACCTGGGGACTCCTGGCCGTGCGAACCGCGCTTGTGGCGTGGGTGGCTCGGACGGTGGCGTCCCGGATGCGGGGGCCCCGGATGGAGGTCGGCTGGATGCGGGCGTTCCGGATGCGGGCCCGGCGGATGCAGGCGTGGACGCGGGGACTCCGGTGAATGGTTGCATCGACAGGTCGACCGGGAAGCTCCGCGCGCCGAGGGTGCCGGATGCGGGCTCGCTGGTCCTCACCGAGTTCATGGCCGACCCGAGCGCGGTGGCGGATGCCACGGGCGAGTGGGTGGAGGTGCTCGCCCTGCGCGAGGTGGACCTCAACGGCGTCACCCTGTCCAACGGGAGTGGGAGCAGCGCGGTGCTCATGTCGGCGCTGTGCCTGTCCCTCAAGGCCGGTGGCCGTGCCGTCCTCGCGCGCAGCGAGGACGTGTCCCTCAATGGCGGGTTGCCGGCGGTGCTCGGCACGTTCGCGTTCAACCTCGCGAACAGCGCGGGCAACCACGTGCTGCGGCTCGCGGTGGACGGGCGGTTGCTGGACGCCGTGACGTGGACGACCGCGGCGGTGCCGGGCGTGTCCTCGCAGGTCGACCCATCCCGGAGTGACGCCACCCGGAATGACGCGGCGGGGAGCTTCTGTCCCGCTCCCACCAGCGTCCGCTATGGGCTGGGGGACCGGGGCACTCCGGGCGTGGAGAACCGTCCATGCGCTCGGTGA
- a CDS encoding thermonuclease family protein, with protein MRSVSAAVLAAALLACGGEASTPCGPDTGRVAEVIDGDTLLLESGERIRYLLADAPESTGRTRDCFGPEAHAFNRGLVEGRRVALAYGEACEDRFGRLLAYVSVDGREVNTLLVERGHACVLHVPPAGSARRAEFESLEAEARRARRGVWGACAPVPCQR; from the coding sequence ATGCGCTCGGTGAGCGCGGCCGTGCTGGCCGCCGCGCTCCTGGCCTGCGGGGGAGAGGCCAGCACCCCGTGCGGTCCGGACACGGGCCGGGTGGCGGAGGTCATCGACGGTGACACGCTCCTCCTCGAGAGTGGCGAGCGCATCCGCTACCTGCTGGCTGATGCGCCCGAGAGCACGGGGCGCACCCGCGACTGCTTCGGCCCGGAGGCCCACGCCTTCAATCGCGGGCTCGTGGAGGGACGGCGGGTGGCGCTGGCCTACGGTGAGGCGTGCGAGGACCGCTTTGGCCGGCTCCTCGCTTACGTGTCCGTGGACGGGCGCGAGGTGAACACGCTCCTGGTGGAGCGGGGCCATGCCTGCGTGCTGCACGTGCCGCCCGCGGGGAGCGCGCGGCGCGCGGAGTTCGAGTCGCTGGAGGCCGAGGCCCGGCGCGCGAGGCGAGGGGTGTGGGGTGCCTGCGCGCCGGTGCCCTGCCAGCGCTGA